One region of Cydia pomonella isolate Wapato2018A chromosome 9, ilCydPomo1, whole genome shotgun sequence genomic DNA includes:
- the LOC133521090 gene encoding matrix metalloproteinase-17-like, which yields MGRRLLLCLLLVVSVKCRTIYVEDARPTEEEVSFMKRYGYLPEVAEGSTSLDFSYTPLSITEAVRRLQAFAGLTPSGVIDSDTKQLFKKKRCGVKDIITTSSRSRRYVTREAWTKKDITYRVLNGSRTLEKHRVEGQMAAALAVWAPHAGLTFTRLDSGKADIEVSFVTLDHGDGSPFDGPGQVVAHAFCPPLGDLHFDDDEVWSEYPADDEENEESTDFFAAAVHEIGHALGLAHSDVRESVMYPYYRARVQSLYEDDILGMRALYMKDQQAATSALTVQTENPMAPRFSLDPGVTDEEDVPDLCYTNFDTIQVLQGKIYVFEEEWMWVLSERKEIDPGYPKRFHDVFIGLPEHVDVVRTIYEKRNGNIVIFKDKQYWEFGPNFSLIKRGRLRDYRLPGRLRELTTVFLSNYNNKTYLIDSERFWRFNEDTWTMDKGYPKSMSAWRDLPYPVDSAIIWKGNTYFFRGPRFWRFDNAQIRAHPYYPLFTAQIWFPCQPTPDMERYTKNED from the exons ATGGGCAGACGTCTGCTGTTATGTCTGCTCCTGGTTGTTTCTGTCAAGTGTCGGACCATCTATGTTGAGGATGCCAGGCCTACGGAGGAAGAG GTGTCGTTCATGAAGCGATACGGCTACCTGCCAGAAGTAGCCGAAGGATCAACATCTTTGGACTTCTCTTATACGCCGCTGTCCATCACCGAGGCGGTGCGGCGACTGCAGGCGTTCGCTGGCCTCACGCCCAGCGGAGTCATCGACAGTGACACGAAacaa TTGTTCAAGAAAAAGCGGTGTGGTGTCAAAGACATCATTACCACATCGTCCAGGTCCAGACGATACGTCACACGCGAAGCATGGACTAAAAAAGATATCACGTACAG GGTACTTAACGGCTCCAGAACGTTGGAGAAGCATCGCGTGGAGGGACAGATGGCAGCCGCGCTGGCTGTATGGGCGCCGCACGCGGGGCTCACTTTTACTCGCCTAGACTCGGGAAAGGCCGACATTGAGGTCTCTTTCGTCACCTTGGACCACGGAGACGG GTCTCCATTCGACGGGCCAGGGCAGGTAGTGGCACACGCCTTCTGCCCTCCGCTCGGTGATTTGCATTTTGACGATGACGAG GTCTGGAGCGAGTACCCCGCCGACGACGAGGAAAATGAGGAATCGACGGACTTCTTCGCCGCGGCCGTCCACGAGATCGGGCACGCGCTCGGCCTGGCGCACTCAGACGTGAGGGAGTCGGTCATGTACCCGTACTACCGGGCGCGGGTGCAGAGCCTGTACGAAGATGATATTTTGGGCATGCGGGCGCTGTATA TGAAAGATCAGCAAGCCGCGACCTCCGCCCTCACCGTACAAACAGAGAACCCGATGGCGCCGCGGTTCTCCCTCGACCCTGGCGTTACTGATGAGGAGGACGTACCCGATCTGTGCTACACCAACTTCGACACTATTCAGGTGTTGCAGGGAAAGATCTATGTTTTCGAAGAGGAG TGGATGTGGGTGCTCAGCGAGCGCAAGGAGATAGATCCGGGGTACCCGAAGCGCTTTCACGACGTGTTCATTGGCTTGCCAGAACACGTCGACGTCGTTAGGACCATTTACGAGAAACGAAATGGAAACATCGTCATATTCAAAG ACAAGCAGTACTGGGAGTTCGGCCCCAACTTCAGCCTGATCAAGCGCGGCCGGCTCCGGGACTACCGCCTGCCCGGGCGCCTGCGGGAGCTGACTACGGTCTTCCTGTCCAACTACAACAATAAGACGTACCTTATAGACTCTGAGCGTTTTTGGCGGTTCAATGAGGATACATGGACTATGGATAAAGG GTACCCTAAAAGCATGTCAGCATGGAGGGACCTCCCGTACCCTGTGGATTCCGCTATTATTTGGAAGGGAA ATACATACTTCTTCCGCGGCCCCCGCTTTTGGCGCTTCGACAACGCTCAGATCCGCGCGCACCCCTACTACCCGCTGTTCACGGCTCAGATCTGGTTCCCGTGCCAGCCCACGCCTGACATGGAGCGGTACACCAAGAACGAAGACTAA
- the LOC133521087 gene encoding cilia- and flagella-associated protein 251-like, with translation MSKEESKIKEDSKEKFHSVPNVRPDGGKNAEDRRLYSLSLSQIRKHSSQFSDYHHKPSPFSLRWITGWNPKVGVINLNSRGSTTVFYAACNCGILYNWTTNQMRILQGHRHMVNCIAADGDGKWLVTSDCGPENLITIWDSDDYFPNKTYFLPHGNMRVSKVALSQDSRFMLTVGYHEKTAIFWWIWSSGQDEPHAALDVDIPKDGVLAMEFNPDNTWQFVLMTKTDIWIGLSQKVFLVERGLLKETDEYELKIRMIEKKPEINMAFGKLTCFTFVSITSQILVGTSKGAIHVNGYTIEYQENIEPKSFEFLKFVKALKLEDSKINVIRSIDGVIVTGNNGGQIRFYDEQLKLLHWLQDLCVDRVRSISFNISPRSYKIIDLKCGKPKKCPCWENVETERDPVTGIIRQKLIKKNLPTDATTSGKTFLVRDFIVTTGNQGIGFVDFVTEKLVTILDYKISPALCVTVHPEKPYVCQGFADGVLDLVNFSQHKLFARIDLREHYKVVVPPNDDSIKYEYEVQKPELSVTCLKYAPSGLHLACGLNTGQLLFLDPVTIRILTQPFNDSQHAIKDINYSCDSLTLAFSDAGHTVCVYKYDCQTFAWTFIAKHRAHYKDITAVFFTPMMNENGDYKLLSLGADRIMVEYNIGASSGEHLEVFSLDRVDQTAVPLAGFNWPTPKEVDPECQRTDLPMILVANDEYKYKIVNYATAMTLATVLGPRFESPVSRMQLVSRKEEQNVLEYILFATKNIIGLQKMPLDGNPWKHVGILGHPIQITDLCYREDLGTLFTQGARDICMCQWAANYRAVDSTCQQGGGDLDPYYCLIENGRPGWLFHEIRDLFYYIQILCQGTFSPTRRTVKDYIPIDSLPDLMRALGFFPSEYEVENLLTEAKLKVYQPTPSAEVDFDEFVKLYLNHRPAFGEELGRVRNAFRTFASLEKENYVMSRDEFVDMLGSYGECFSRDLSWYLLSILLGHSFEDRASMPEDDFSFLPETISLRDLLMNIMGIQEVELSGDQFSARESLGSSWGSSVTGTSDDRERNN, from the exons ATGAGCAAGGAAGAATCCAAGATCAAAGAGGACAGTAAGGAGAAGTTTCATTCAGTTCCGAACGTGCGTCCGGATGGCGGGAAGAACGCTGAAGATAGGAGATTGTACAGCTTGTCTCTTTCCCAGATACGGAAACACTCATCACAATTTTCCGACTACCACCACAAGCCGTCGCCATTT AGCCTACGGTGGATTACAGGCTGGAACCCGAAAGTGGGCGTGATCAACTTAAACTCGCGCGGCAGCACCACGGTGTTCTACGCGGCGTGCAACTGCGGCATTCTGTACAACTGGACTACCAATCAAATGAGGATCTTGCAGGGACAC AGGCATATGGTGAACTGCATCGCAGCGGACGGCGACGGCAAATGGCTGGTGACTTCTGACTGCGGTCCTGAGAACCTCATCACCATCTGGGACAGCGATGACTACTTCCCGAACAAGACCTACTTCCTTCCACATGGCAACATGCGGGTGTCCAAGGTGGCTTTGAGCCAGGACTCGAGGTTCATGCTGACGGTGGGATATCATGAGAAAACGGCGATCTTTTGGTGGATTTGGTCGTCTGGGCAAGATGAACCACATG CTGCCCTGGATGTTGATATACCGAAAGACGGTGTTTTGGCTATGGAATTTAATCCAGATAACACTTGGCAGTTTGTGCTTATGACGAAAACCGACATTTGGATTGGACTTTCCCAG AAAGTGTTCCTCGTGGAGAGAGGTCTTCTCAAGGAAACAGATGAATACGAGTTAAAAATTCGAATGATTGAGAAAAAACCAGAAATAAATATGGCATTTGGGAAGCTAACTTGCTTCACGTTCGTGAGCATTACTTCACAAATCCTTGTGGGAACTTCTAAGGGAGCCATACACGTGAACGGTTATACTATCGAGTACCAGGAGAACATCGAACCTAAGAGTTTCGAGTTTTTGAAGTTCGTGAAAGCGCTGAAGTTGGAGGACAGTAAGATAAATGTTATTAGGAGTATTGATGG TGTCATAGTCACGGGCAACAATGGTGGTCAGATCCGCTTCTACGACGAGCAGCTGAAGCTGCTGCATTGGCTGCAGGACTTATGCGTGGATCGCGTGCGCTCCATCAGCTTCAATATCTCTCCACGGAGTTACAAAATCATTGACCTTAAAT GTGGGAAACCAAAGAAATGTCCTTGTTGGGAGAACGTGGAGACAGAAAGGGATCCAGTGACCGGGATTATACGACAGAAGCTAATCAAGAAAAACCTGCCCACCGACGCTACCACCAGCGGCAAGACTTTCTTGGTTCGCGACTTCATCGTCA CTACCGGCAATCAAGGGATTGGTTTCGTTGATTTTGTAACCGAGAAACTTGTTACAATATTGGATTACAAAATCTCTCCGGCGTTGTGTGTGACGGTGCATCCAGAGAA ACCTTACGTGTGCCAAGGTTTCGCAGACGGCGTGCTCGACTTGGTGAACTTCTCTCAACACAAATTGTTCGCGAGAATAGACTTAAGAGAACATTACAAGGTCGTGGTGCCGCCCAATGATGACTCTATAAAATACGAGTACGAAGtacaaaagccggagctgtcgGTGACCTGTTTGAAGTATGCACCCTCGG GCTTGCATTTAGCTTGTGGCTTGAACACCGGACAACTGTTGTTTCTCGACCCTGTCACCATAAGGATCCTAACGCAGCCGTTTAATGACTCGCAGCATGCTATCAAGGATATTAACTACAGCTGCGACTCTTTGACGCTGGCCTTCTCC GATGCCGGTCACACAGTATGCGTATACAAATACGACTGCCAGACGTTTGCGTGGACTTTCATCGCCAAACACCGCGCCCACTACAAGGATATTACTGCCGTGTTCTTTACGCCAATGATGAATGAGAATGGGGACTACAAACTGCTCTCTCTGGGCGCGGACAGGATCATGGTTGAGTATAATATTG GAGCCAGTTCAGGAGAGCACCTGGAAGTATTTAGTCTGGATCGCGTGGACCAGACGGCGGTTCCGCTCGcggggtttaattggcccacgccCAAGGAGGTGGACCCCGAGTGTCAGCGTACCGATCTGCCTATGATTCTTGTGGCCAATGACGAG TATAAATACAAGATCGTGAACTACGCGACGGCAATGACCCTGGCCACGGTCCTCGGGCCGCGCTTTGAGAGCCCTGTTTCCAGAATGCAGCTGGTCTCTAGAAAAGAAGAGCAAAACGTGCTGGAGTACATCCTCTTTGCCACCAAGAACATTATCGGGCTGCAAAAAATGCCGCTTGATGGAAACCCTTGGAAGCATGTTGGAATTCTTGGACATCCCATACAA ATTACTGACTTGTGTTACCGCGAAGATCTAGGGACGCTTTTTACCCAAGGAGCCAGAGATATATGCATGTGCCAGTGGGCTGCCAACTACAG GGCAGTGGACAGTACATGTCAGCAAGGTGGTGGAGATCTCGATCCATACTATTGCCTGATCGAGAACGGACGCCCTGGCTGGTTGTTCCATGAGATACGTGACTTATTCTACTACATTCAGATACTGTGTCAGGGCACCTTCTCTCCCACAAGGCGGACAGTGAAGGATTACATACCGATAGATTCGTTGCCGGACCTTATGAGGGCTCTTGGGTTCTTTCCTTCTGAGTACGAG GTAGAGAACCTACTAACCGAAGCGAAGCTCAAAGTGTACCAGCCGACGCCCTCCGCAGAGGTAGATTTCGATGAGTTCGTAAAGCTGTACTTGAACCACCGTCCCGCGTTCGGAGAAGAGCTGGGGAGGGTGCGCAACGCGTTCAGGACCTTCGCGTCATTGGAGAAGGAGAATTACGTCATGAGCAGGGACGAGTTTGTGGATATGCTCGGGAGCTACG GAGAGTGCTTTTCTCGCGACTTGAGCTGGTACCTGCTGTCCATCCTGTTAGGGCACAGCTTCGAGGATCGCGCCAGCATGCCCGAAGATGACTTCTCCTTCTTGCCCGAG